From Carya illinoinensis cultivar Pawnee chromosome 5, C.illinoinensisPawnee_v1, whole genome shotgun sequence, one genomic window encodes:
- the LOC122311846 gene encoding squamosa promoter-binding-like protein 18: protein MESSSSSGSTKRARADRNGTQIPSCLVDGCNSDLSKCRDYHRRHKVCEIHSKTSKVTVRGQELRFCQQCSRFHSLGEFDEGKRSCRKRLDGHNRRRRKPKPESLSLNSGRLPSSFQGTRILTFGAPQIFPQAPVVSSHWLGAVKAETDAAVLYNGYPQLNFCDRKSSIPDSLCHNYKGGKQLPFSQGSSSSFPGASVYQLHPGANFASSNTSSCQKVFHNELNRVVDSDCALSLLSSSSPAETRQVGLSQMVQFNPIPSAQSLVPSLHYNGLGMEGKTVSSSLVDDCNSNANVNCQGMFSIVPDGSSVTGPHQTHCFLWE from the exons AtggaatcatcatcatcatcaggaTCAACAAAGAGGGCTCGAGCAGATAGGAATGGAACCCAAATCCCTTCATGCTTGGTTGATGGATGTAATTCAGACCTTAGTAAATGCAGGGATTATCACCGACGTCATAAAGTATGCGAAATCCACTCCAAGACTTCAAAGGTTACAGTCAGGGGTCAGGAACTACGGTTCTGCCAGCAGTGCAGCAG GTTCCATTCCCTGGGGGAGTTTGATGAGGGAAAGCGAAGCTGCAGGAAACGCCTCGATGGACACAACCGACGACGTAGGAAGCCTAAACCAGAGTCCCTGTCCCTAAATTCAGGAAGGCTCCCCTCCAGCTTCCAAG GCACCAGAATCTTAACGTTCGGTGCTCCACAAATATTTCCACAAGCTCCTGTAGTGAGCTCTCATTGGCTCGGGGCTGTCAAAGCTGAGACTGATGCTGCTGTTCTTTACAATGGCTATCCACAGTTGAACTTTTGCGATAGGAAAAGCTCAATTCCGGATTCTTTGTGCCACAATTATAAAGGAGGAAAGCAGCTTCCCTTTTCACAAGGCTCTAGCTCCTCATTCCCTGGAGCATCTGTCTACCAACTGCATCCGGGTGCTAATTTTGCATCCAGCAACACTAGCAGCTGCCAGAAAGTGTTCCATAATGAATTAAACCGAGTCGTTGACTCTGACTGTGCTCTCTCTCTTctgtcatcatcatcaccagctGAGACTCGGCAGGTTGGTTTGAGCCAAATGGTGCAGTTCAACCCCATTCCTTCGGCTCAGTCCTTGGTCCCCAGTCTGCACTATAATGGTTTAGGAATGGAGGGTAAgactgtttcttcttctttggttgATGACTGCAACAGCAATGCAAACGTCAATTGCCAGGGTATGTTTTCAATTGTGCCTGATGGATCATCTGTAACCGGACCTCACCAGACACATTGCTTCTTGTGGGAGTAG